The sequence TTTTATAGACATATTGGAAAAGGAGAAATGAAGCCATAGGTGCTAAAATCCGGAGTTTTCACCATTTTACCGGCGAAATCCTCCGAAGCACTAAGTCTATTAAATGTTGAATGCGAAGGAGGATAGTATGGCAAAAAAAATTATGCTGGTGGATGACGAACCCGAAATACTGGACCTGGTGGCAATGAGATTAAAAACATTTGGTTATGATGTCATTGTAGCGCCCGATGGACAAAAAGCGTTAGAGGCATTGAATAAGCAGATCCCCGACCTGATACTTTTGGATGTGATGATACCTGGTAAAGACGGTTATGAGATATGCAATGAGATAAAGACCAATGACAGGACATCGCGCATACCGGTAATTTTATTTACCGCGAAACCGGAGCAGAAAGAAAAACTGAAATCAAATTATGATTTTATCGCGGCGGATGATTATATATTGAAGCCCTTTGAGCCGGAAGACCTCTTGTTGAAGATAAAGAGGTTTATAGGTTAGATTTAGTGCTCTCTAACTGAAAAAGTTCTCTGTCCTTTTGCGTAAGCGCGTCTTCATAGATCCAAACCGATATCTGAAGCCTCTCGTCGACAAGATTTATCAAAGTTCCTTCTAATTCCAACATCTGCCCGCGCGAAATATCCCTTACCGCATCCTTATCTTTATACATGAATATTACCTGATAAGGCGTCTTACCGAAGGTGTCCTGCTGGCGTGTGATTACTCTATAATAACTTTCGCCGGTATCAGTATTTATATCAAAGAAATTATATTCGCCAACATTTTCTACAGTGCCGCGCGCCGAAATTTTCTTGCCCAAGAAACTTTTCTCCAACTCTTGCTTCTGCAAATCAGTGGCATGTTGGTACTGG is a genomic window of Candidatus Omnitrophota bacterium containing:
- a CDS encoding response regulator; translation: MAKKIMLVDDEPEILDLVAMRLKTFGYDVIVAPDGQKALEALNKQIPDLILLDVMIPGKDGYEICNEIKTNDRTSRIPVILFTAKPEQKEKLKSNYDFIAADDYILKPFEPEDLLLKIKRFIG